Proteins from a genomic interval of Caulobacter sp. SL161:
- a CDS encoding class I adenylate-forming enzyme family protein, translating to MTLAAMIAADYGTIGDILRERALENPDRLAVVMETGEAVTYAQFDALVDRVAAALQRDGVAPGEAVAVCALSSIPYAALFLGALRAGVAVAPIAPSSTPESIAGMVADCGAKLFFLDAGVAEAQKPAPVPVRQIALDGSAAGEAFDAWLAPEGAAPTPVEIGPKHPFNIIYSSGTTGTPKGIIQSHGMRWKHIFVGDAIGYGHTPVSLLSTPLYSNTTLVCFFPTLAGGGTVVLMKKFDVVRYLELAAKHRITHTMLVPVQYRRLLEHPDFDRYDLSSTRMKFCTSAPFAADLKAQVLKRWPGGLVEYFGMTEGGGTCILMAHEHPDKLHTVGRPAPGHDIRLVDEDGRQVGPGVVGEIVGRSASMMNGYHGRPDKTAEATWVSPEGWTFIRTGDVGRFDEEGFLTLMDRKKDMIISGGFNIYPSDLEAVLVKHPAVVEAAVVGVPSDAWGETPVAFVALKSSQAAEADAIKAFVNGQVGKTQRLAEVVVVDSLPRSHIGKVLKRELRDSWQKSPSQ from the coding sequence ATGACCCTCGCCGCCATGATCGCCGCCGACTATGGGACTATCGGTGACATCCTGCGCGAGCGGGCCCTGGAAAATCCCGATCGTCTGGCGGTGGTCATGGAGACGGGCGAGGCCGTCACCTACGCCCAGTTCGACGCGCTGGTCGACCGGGTGGCCGCAGCCCTGCAGCGCGACGGCGTGGCGCCGGGCGAGGCCGTTGCGGTCTGCGCCCTTTCGTCCATCCCCTATGCGGCGCTGTTCCTGGGCGCCTTGCGGGCCGGGGTCGCGGTGGCCCCGATCGCGCCGTCATCGACGCCGGAGTCGATCGCCGGCATGGTCGCCGACTGCGGCGCCAAGCTATTCTTTCTGGACGCCGGCGTCGCCGAGGCCCAGAAGCCCGCGCCGGTCCCTGTGCGCCAGATCGCGCTCGATGGTTCCGCCGCCGGAGAGGCCTTCGACGCCTGGCTGGCCCCCGAGGGCGCCGCGCCCACGCCGGTCGAGATCGGCCCCAAGCACCCGTTCAACATCATCTATTCCAGCGGCACGACCGGCACGCCCAAGGGCATCATCCAGTCGCACGGCATGCGCTGGAAACACATCTTCGTCGGCGACGCGATCGGCTATGGCCACACGCCGGTCAGCCTGTTGTCGACACCGCTCTATTCGAACACCACGCTGGTTTGCTTCTTCCCGACCCTGGCGGGCGGTGGGACCGTGGTGCTGATGAAGAAGTTCGACGTGGTGCGCTATCTGGAGTTGGCCGCCAAGCACCGCATCACCCACACCATGCTGGTGCCGGTGCAGTACCGCCGGCTGCTGGAGCACCCGGACTTCGACCGCTACGATCTTTCGTCCACGCGGATGAAGTTCTGCACCAGCGCCCCGTTCGCCGCCGACCTCAAGGCTCAGGTTCTCAAGCGCTGGCCCGGCGGCCTGGTCGAATACTTCGGCATGACCGAAGGCGGCGGCACGTGCATCCTGATGGCCCACGAGCATCCGGACAAACTGCACACCGTTGGACGTCCGGCGCCCGGCCATGACATCCGGCTGGTGGACGAGGATGGCCGGCAGGTCGGGCCCGGCGTGGTCGGCGAGATCGTCGGCCGTTCGGCCAGCATGATGAATGGCTATCACGGCCGTCCCGACAAGACCGCCGAGGCGACCTGGGTCTCGCCCGAGGGCTGGACCTTCATCCGCACCGGCGATGTCGGCCGGTTCGACGAGGAAGGCTTCCTCACCCTGATGGATCGCAAGAAGGACATGATCATCAGCGGCGGGTTCAATATCTATCCGTCCGACCTGGAGGCCGTGTTGGTCAAACATCCGGCGGTGGTCGAGGCAGCGGTGGTCGGCGTGCCCTCCGACGCGTGGGGCGAGACGCCGGTGGCCTTTGTGGCGCTGAAGAGCAGCCAGGCCGCCGAGGCCGACGCCATCAAGGCCTTCGTCAACGGTCAGGTCGGCAAGACCCAGAGACTAGCCGAGGTCGTCGTCGTGGACAGTTTGCCGCGCAGCCACATCGGTAAGGTCCTGAAGCGCGAACTGCGCGACTCATGGCAAAAGTCGCCCAGTCAGTAG
- a CDS encoding 3-hydroxyacyl-CoA dehydrogenase NAD-binding domain-containing protein, whose product MEAAMAAINAVTDFSVEGDIGVVTLNSPPVNALSAVVREGLQGAFDAAIADAAVKAIVLICDGKTFIAGADITEFGKAMTGPSLQDVQNTIENSPKPVIAAIHGTALGGGLEVALVANYRVAVPSAKAGLPEVNIGLLPGAGGTQRLPRIVGVEKALEMVTSGQHVPAKAAHAMGLFDELVEEGKLREGAIAFAKAVVAENRPLKKVRDLNEKVEAARGKPEIFEAFRKANAKKFRGFMAPENNIRCIEAAVNLPFDEGLKAERKLFMELMTGSQSAAQRYVFFAERQAAKIPDVPDDTPTIPVKKVGVIGAGTMGGGIAMNFLNAGIPVTIIEAKQENLERGVGVIRKNYENTAKKGRLTQDDVEKRMALLTPSMEMEALADCDMIIEAVFELMEIKKEVFGKLDKIAKPGAILATNTSYLNVDEIAACTSRPESVIGTHFFSPANVMRLLELVRGDKTSKDVIATCMKLSKTIGKVPVLVGVCYGFVGNRMLAQRQREAQKLILEGAMPWDVDRVLYDFGLPMGPFAMSDLAGLDIGWDPAKTSSSTVREVLCEMDRRGQKNGKGFYDYDENRNAKPSPVVEEVIRDFAEKRQIQRREITDQEILERCLYPMVNEGAKILEEGKAIRASDIDIVWINGYGWPVYSGGPMFWGELVGLDKVLAKMKQFHAELGDDFKPSALLERLVAEGKGFKDA is encoded by the coding sequence GTGGAAGCCGCCATGGCCGCGATCAACGCCGTCACCGATTTCTCTGTCGAAGGCGACATCGGCGTCGTCACGCTCAACTCGCCGCCGGTCAATGCGCTGTCGGCCGTCGTCCGCGAGGGTCTGCAGGGCGCGTTTGACGCCGCGATCGCCGACGCCGCCGTCAAGGCCATCGTCCTGATCTGCGACGGCAAGACCTTCATCGCCGGCGCCGACATCACCGAGTTCGGCAAGGCGATGACCGGACCCTCGCTGCAGGACGTCCAGAACACGATTGAGAACTCGCCCAAGCCGGTGATCGCCGCGATCCATGGCACCGCCCTGGGCGGTGGCCTGGAAGTGGCGCTGGTGGCCAACTACCGCGTGGCCGTCCCGTCGGCCAAGGCCGGCCTGCCGGAAGTCAACATCGGCCTCCTGCCGGGCGCGGGCGGCACGCAGCGCCTGCCGCGCATCGTCGGTGTCGAGAAGGCCCTGGAGATGGTCACCAGCGGTCAGCACGTGCCGGCCAAGGCGGCGCACGCCATGGGCCTGTTCGATGAACTGGTTGAGGAGGGCAAGCTGCGCGAGGGCGCGATCGCCTTCGCCAAGGCCGTTGTCGCCGAGAACCGTCCGCTCAAGAAGGTCCGTGACCTGAACGAAAAGGTCGAGGCCGCGCGTGGCAAGCCCGAGATCTTCGAAGCCTTCCGGAAGGCCAACGCCAAGAAGTTCCGCGGCTTCATGGCTCCGGAGAACAACATCAGGTGCATCGAGGCGGCGGTGAACCTGCCCTTCGACGAAGGTCTTAAGGCTGAGCGCAAGCTGTTCATGGAGCTGATGACCGGCAGCCAGTCGGCCGCCCAGCGCTATGTGTTTTTCGCCGAGCGCCAAGCCGCCAAGATCCCGGACGTGCCGGACGACACCCCGACTATTCCCGTCAAGAAGGTCGGCGTCATTGGCGCCGGCACCATGGGCGGCGGCATCGCCATGAACTTCCTCAACGCCGGCATCCCGGTGACGATCATCGAGGCCAAGCAGGAGAACCTCGAACGCGGCGTGGGCGTCATCCGCAAGAACTACGAGAACACCGCCAAGAAGGGCCGCCTGACCCAGGACGACGTCGAAAAGCGCATGGCGCTGCTGACGCCCTCCATGGAAATGGAGGCCCTGGCCGACTGCGACATGATCATCGAGGCCGTGTTCGAGCTGATGGAGATCAAGAAGGAGGTCTTCGGCAAGCTGGACAAGATCGCCAAGCCCGGCGCGATCCTGGCCACTAACACCTCGTACCTGAATGTCGACGAGATCGCCGCCTGCACCAGCCGTCCGGAAAGCGTGATCGGTACGCACTTCTTCTCGCCGGCCAATGTCATGCGCCTGCTGGAGCTGGTGCGCGGCGACAAGACCAGCAAGGACGTCATCGCCACCTGCATGAAGCTGTCCAAGACCATCGGCAAGGTGCCGGTGCTGGTCGGTGTCTGCTACGGCTTCGTCGGCAACCGCATGCTGGCCCAGCGCCAGCGCGAGGCCCAGAAGCTGATCCTGGAAGGCGCGATGCCCTGGGATGTCGACCGGGTGCTTTACGACTTCGGCCTGCCGATGGGGCCGTTTGCGATGAGCGATCTGGCGGGTCTCGACATCGGCTGGGATCCGGCCAAGACCAGCTCCTCGACCGTCCGTGAAGTGCTCTGCGAAATGGACCGTCGCGGCCAGAAGAACGGCAAGGGCTTCTACGACTACGACGAGAACCGCAACGCCAAGCCTTCGCCCGTCGTCGAGGAGGTGATCCGCGACTTCGCCGAGAAGCGTCAGATCCAGCGCCGCGAGATCACCGACCAGGAGATCCTGGAACGGTGCCTCTATCCGATGGTCAACGAGGGCGCGAAGATCCTCGAGGAAGGCAAGGCCATCCGGGCCTCCGACATCGATATCGTCTGGATCAACGGCTACGGCTGGCCGGTCTACAGCGGCGGCCCGATGTTCTGGGGCGAGCTGGTGGGCCTCGACAAGGTCCTGGCCAAGATGAAGCAGTTCCACGCCGAACTCGGCGACGACTTCAAGCCCTCGGCCCTGCTCGAGCGCCTGGTCGCCGAAGGCAAGGGCTTCAAGGACGCCTGA
- a CDS encoding serine hydrolase domain-containing protein: MSTPEAVGLSSERLKRIDSFIQAKYIDTGKLPCALTQVWRRGQLAHTSVLGSADVERGKPLKADSLFRIYSMTKPITSVAFMMLVEEGLASLDDPVHRFIPAWRDIGVFQAGVAGAFQTTRTKEPMRTIDLLRHTSGLTYGFQQRTNVDAAYRKLKLDGVDSEGGLKTFVETLGTVPLEFSPGEAWNYSVATDVLGYLVEVISGMPFDVFLKTRIFDPLKMIDTGFFVPEGQRERFTACYALTPSGKVVLQDDPEKSRYLSAPSVKSGGGGLVSTADDYMRFCRMLLNGGELDGVRLLSPKTIKLMTMNHIPGGQELVQASKSLFSEAVFEGLGFGLGFAMTIDQARTKNLGSLGEYFWGGMASTAFWIDPVEDLAVVFMTQLMPSTSYPIRRELRTLVYSSFTEAAG, from the coding sequence ATGAGCACGCCGGAAGCCGTAGGACTATCGTCCGAGCGCCTGAAGCGCATCGATAGCTTCATTCAGGCCAAGTACATCGATACGGGAAAACTGCCCTGCGCCCTGACCCAAGTCTGGCGGCGTGGACAACTGGCCCACACCTCGGTGCTGGGCAGCGCCGACGTCGAGCGCGGCAAGCCGCTGAAGGCCGACAGCCTGTTCCGCATCTATTCGATGACCAAGCCCATCACCAGCGTCGCCTTCATGATGCTGGTTGAGGAGGGGCTGGCTTCGCTGGACGACCCGGTGCATCGCTTCATCCCGGCGTGGCGGGATATCGGGGTCTTTCAGGCCGGCGTCGCCGGAGCCTTCCAGACGACGCGCACCAAGGAGCCGATGCGCACCATCGACCTGCTGCGCCACACCTCGGGCCTGACCTACGGCTTCCAGCAGCGGACCAATGTCGACGCAGCCTATCGCAAGCTGAAGCTGGATGGCGTGGACAGCGAGGGCGGCCTGAAGACCTTCGTCGAGACCCTCGGGACGGTGCCGCTGGAGTTCTCGCCCGGCGAGGCCTGGAACTACTCGGTCGCGACGGATGTGCTCGGCTATCTGGTCGAGGTGATCTCGGGCATGCCGTTCGACGTGTTCCTGAAGACCCGGATCTTCGATCCGCTGAAGATGATCGACACCGGCTTCTTCGTGCCGGAAGGCCAGCGTGAGCGCTTCACCGCCTGTTACGCCCTGACGCCCTCGGGCAAGGTGGTGTTGCAGGACGATCCCGAGAAGAGCCGGTACCTGTCCGCCCCCTCGGTGAAGTCGGGCGGCGGCGGCCTGGTCTCGACGGCCGACGACTACATGCGCTTCTGCCGCATGCTGCTGAACGGCGGCGAGCTGGACGGCGTGCGCCTGCTCAGCCCCAAGACGATCAAGCTGATGACCATGAACCATATCCCCGGTGGTCAGGAGCTGGTTCAGGCGTCCAAGTCGCTGTTCAGCGAGGCGGTCTTCGAGGGCTTGGGCTTTGGTCTCGGCTTCGCCATGACCATCGATCAGGCGCGGACCAAGAACCTGGGATCGCTGGGCGAGTACTTCTGGGGTGGCATGGCCTCGACGGCGTTCTGGATCGATCCGGTCGAGGATCTGGCGGTGGTGTTCATGACCCAGCTGATGCCGTCGACCTCGTACCCGATCCGTCGCGAGCTGCGCACACTGGTCTATTCGAGCTTCACCGAGGCGGCGGGGTAG
- a CDS encoding ATP-binding protein: protein MGKRLDTKAGARIEAAAADWFFQNSLDMFVVLRDSRIIRVNPAWSQLTGWAAEDTLGREIRDFFHLHDTEVLTAAGHTLKTVGHAHSENRLARKGGGWLWVRTQSTILEGGGQLIVFQDISEDRAREAARLQAERSNELLRNAAGVYVWRFNPRRGVYAFDQDIPTPSAPEGGARTMTVAEMTLSIHPEDSARVWQAFSRTLKTGEHVEIDYRYLDPGADDWIHLHVAWRGVRGSSPDTYDVIGITQNVTELVAARDAALAAAETKSQFLANMSHEIRTPMNGVLGVLHLLKTEKLSDDGRRLLTEALGCGVMLSELLNDIIDFSKIEAGKLELSAEPVCPAELLRGVADMLRAQAEAKGLYLRVEASDDLGWVATDPLRLRQALFNLIGNAVKFTLEGGVVARLSGRRIDSPDGARLRLRFEIDDTGVGIGEDAGARLFERFRQGDGSTTRRFGGSGLGLAICRRLAELMGGEVGFESQLGKGSTFWLEVETQACARPDTQETLADGPLFDGLRVLLVEDNATNRLIATRMLEALGARVTTAEDGSQGVTAARQGFDLILMDIQMPVMDGVEATHRIRALNSPAGAAPILAMTANAMAHQQASYLAAGMDGAIAKPLSPLALTQAIAAALTLDPSRQRKAS, encoded by the coding sequence ATGGGCAAGCGGTTGGATACAAAGGCCGGCGCCAGAATCGAAGCCGCTGCGGCTGACTGGTTCTTCCAGAACAGCCTCGACATGTTCGTTGTGCTGCGCGACAGCCGGATCATCCGCGTCAATCCCGCCTGGAGCCAACTGACAGGCTGGGCCGCCGAAGACACGCTGGGCCGCGAAATCCGCGACTTCTTTCATCTGCATGACACCGAGGTTCTGACCGCCGCCGGTCACACGCTGAAGACCGTGGGTCACGCCCACAGCGAAAATCGCCTGGCCCGAAAGGGCGGCGGTTGGCTGTGGGTCCGCACCCAGTCGACCATCCTGGAAGGCGGCGGCCAGTTGATCGTCTTTCAGGACATCAGCGAGGACCGGGCGCGCGAGGCCGCCCGCCTGCAGGCCGAGCGTTCCAACGAACTTCTGCGCAACGCCGCCGGCGTCTATGTCTGGCGGTTCAATCCCCGCAGGGGCGTCTATGCGTTCGACCAGGACATCCCGACGCCCAGCGCCCCGGAGGGCGGCGCGCGGACCATGACCGTCGCCGAGATGACCCTGTCGATCCATCCCGAGGACAGCGCCCGGGTTTGGCAGGCGTTCTCGCGAACCCTGAAGACCGGCGAGCATGTCGAAATCGACTACCGCTATCTCGACCCCGGCGCCGACGACTGGATCCACCTGCACGTGGCCTGGCGCGGCGTGCGCGGATCCAGCCCCGATACCTATGACGTCATCGGCATCACGCAGAACGTCACCGAGCTGGTCGCCGCGCGCGACGCCGCCCTGGCCGCCGCCGAGACCAAGTCCCAGTTCCTGGCCAATATGAGCCACGAGATCCGGACGCCCATGAACGGCGTGCTGGGCGTGCTGCACCTGCTGAAGACCGAGAAGCTCTCGGACGACGGACGACGCCTGCTGACAGAGGCGCTGGGCTGCGGCGTGATGTTATCCGAGCTTCTCAACGACATCATCGACTTCTCCAAGATCGAGGCCGGCAAGCTCGAGCTGTCCGCCGAGCCCGTCTGTCCCGCCGAGCTGCTTCGGGGCGTGGCCGACATGCTGCGCGCCCAGGCCGAGGCCAAGGGGCTGTACCTGCGGGTGGAGGCCTCGGACGACCTCGGCTGGGTGGCGACCGACCCGCTGCGGCTGCGCCAGGCGCTGTTCAATCTGATCGGCAATGCGGTGAAGTTCACCCTGGAGGGCGGCGTCGTCGCGCGGCTTTCAGGGCGACGGATCGACAGCCCTGATGGCGCGCGCTTGCGCCTGCGCTTCGAGATCGACGACACCGGCGTGGGCATCGGCGAGGACGCCGGAGCGCGCCTGTTCGAGCGCTTCCGTCAGGGCGACGGCTCGACGACCCGCCGCTTCGGCGGCTCGGGTCTGGGCCTGGCCATCTGCCGGCGGCTCGCCGAGTTGATGGGCGGCGAGGTCGGCTTCGAGAGCCAACTGGGCAAGGGGTCGACCTTCTGGCTGGAGGTTGAGACCCAGGCCTGTGCGCGCCCGGATACGCAGGAGACGCTGGCCGACGGCCCTCTGTTCGACGGGCTGCGCGTCCTGCTGGTCGAAGACAACGCGACCAACCGGCTGATCGCCACACGCATGCTCGAGGCCTTGGGCGCCCGCGTGACCACCGCCGAGGATGGCTCACAGGGCGTCACGGCGGCGCGACAGGGCTTCGACCTGATCCTCATGGACATCCAGATGCCGGTCATGGACGGCGTCGAGGCCACCCATCGCATCCGTGCGCTCAACAGCCCCGCAGGCGCCGCGCCGATCCTGGCCATGACCGCCAACGCCATGGCGCATCAGCAGGCGAGCTACCTCGCTGCGGGGATGGATGGGGCGATCGCCAAGCCGCTTTCGCCCTTGGCCCTGACCCAGGCCATCGCCGCCGCCCTGACCCTGGACCCTTCGCGCCAGCGCAAGGCCTCCTAA